Proteins encoded in a region of the Sphingomonas jaspsi DSM 18422 genome:
- a CDS encoding hydantoinase B/oxoprolinase family protein has protein sequence MPARIIQTNETPFAKVSIDPVTLDIIENALRNARIEMDATLVRTAMSPGIREQGDAFPLIADPAGKMIVGQFGSFIDGFLRGFDGTIEEGDMIFLSDPYSCEGAISHSNDWLVLLPVFRGGRLVAWTAMFGHQSDIGGKVAGSMPIDARAIFEEGVRIPPVKIYAKGVYNEDLIKLVMHQTRKPDWCAADLNALIASCRVAARRVDEMCARFGEDIYIAATQALLDRNYRAMKALIESSVSTDPVSFEDYVCDDGVGYGPYKIACTMHREGSKVVLDFTGTDPQSAASINFYLNENMFKMFFGIYMIMVFDPQIMFNDGFYDLIEVRIPEGSLLKPRYPAALSGRTHALGRIFDILGGLLGQRTPEFLCAAGFSSSPHLMYSGRDKKGDWFQLFQIGFGGIPGKPFGDGPDGHSLWPGFTNVPNEFLERYFPLRIERYEALADSGGAGKFRGGNGILMSYRFLASGTVSIHDDRWFTYPWGVNGGLPGQRARKVLEKVDGTQTVVPNKQDSLDVEEGDILHFITWGGGGWGDPLERDPALVAKEIRQGLVSSDGARLYGVVADAEGNLDTAATDALRAKMRTEGGRNELFDRGGTIEELRARCLEETGLPAPKPPVWHHVEDVAAE, from the coding sequence ATGCCCGCGCGGATCATCCAGACCAACGAAACGCCGTTCGCCAAGGTCAGCATCGACCCGGTGACGCTGGACATCATCGAAAATGCGCTGCGCAATGCGCGCATCGAAATGGACGCAACGCTGGTGCGCACTGCCATGTCGCCTGGCATCCGCGAACAGGGCGACGCCTTCCCGCTGATCGCCGACCCCGCAGGCAAGATGATCGTCGGCCAGTTCGGCAGCTTCATCGACGGCTTCTTGCGCGGCTTCGACGGGACGATCGAGGAAGGCGACATGATCTTCCTCAGCGACCCCTATAGCTGCGAAGGGGCGATCAGCCATTCGAACGACTGGCTGGTGCTGTTGCCGGTGTTCCGCGGTGGGCGCCTCGTCGCCTGGACCGCGATGTTCGGGCACCAGAGCGACATCGGCGGCAAGGTCGCCGGGTCGATGCCGATCGACGCCCGCGCCATCTTCGAGGAAGGCGTGCGCATTCCGCCGGTCAAGATCTACGCCAAGGGCGTCTATAACGAAGATCTGATCAAGCTGGTGATGCACCAGACGCGCAAGCCCGACTGGTGCGCGGCGGATTTGAACGCGCTGATCGCCTCCTGCCGCGTCGCTGCGCGCCGGGTTGACGAAATGTGCGCCCGCTTCGGCGAGGACATCTATATCGCCGCGACGCAGGCCCTGCTCGACCGCAATTACCGTGCGATGAAGGCGTTGATCGAAAGTTCGGTCAGCACTGACCCGGTCAGCTTCGAGGATTATGTCTGCGACGACGGGGTCGGATACGGCCCCTACAAGATCGCCTGCACGATGCACCGCGAGGGATCGAAAGTGGTGCTCGATTTCACCGGTACCGACCCGCAATCAGCCGCGTCGATCAACTTCTATCTCAACGAAAACATGTTCAAGATGTTCTTCGGCATCTACATGATCATGGTCTTCGATCCGCAGATCATGTTCAACGATGGCTTCTACGACCTCATCGAAGTCCGCATTCCCGAAGGCTCGCTGCTGAAACCGCGATATCCGGCCGCGCTGTCGGGCCGAACCCACGCCCTAGGCCGCATCTTCGACATTCTGGGCGGCCTGCTCGGCCAGCGCACCCCCGAGTTCCTCTGCGCGGCCGGCTTCAGTTCCTCGCCCCACCTCATGTATTCGGGCCGCGACAAGAAGGGCGACTGGTTCCAGCTGTTCCAGATCGGGTTCGGCGGCATTCCCGGGAAACCGTTTGGCGACGGCCCCGACGGCCATTCGCTGTGGCCGGGCTTTACAAACGTCCCCAACGAATTCCTTGAGCGCTATTTCCCTCTGCGGATCGAGCGATACGAGGCGCTGGCCGACAGCGGCGGTGCGGGCAAGTTCCGCGGCGGCAACGGCATCCTGATGAGCTACCGCTTCCTCGCCAGCGGCACCGTATCGATCCACGACGACCGCTGGTTCACCTACCCTTGGGGCGTCAACGGCGGCTTGCCCGGCCAGCGCGCGCGCAAGGTGCTGGAGAAGGTCGACGGCACGCAGACGGTCGTCCCGAACAAGCAGGACAGCCTCGACGTCGAGGAAGGCGATATCCTCCACTTCATCACGTGGGGCGGCGGCGGCTGGGGCGATCCGCTGGAGCGCGATCCGGCGCTGGTTGCCAAGGAAATCCGGCAGGGGCTGGTCAGCTCGGACGGGGCCCGCCTGTACGGCGTGGTGGCCGATGCGGAAGGCAATCTCGACACGGCGGCAACCGACGCGCTGCGCGCCAAGATGCGCACCGAAGGTGGCCGCAACGAGCTGTTCGATCGCGGCGGGACGATCGAGGAATTACGCGCCCGTTGCCTCGAAGAAACCGGCCTTCCCGCCCCCAAACCGCCAGTTTGGCACCATGTCGAAGACGTGGCGGCGGAATGA
- a CDS encoding CaiB/BaiF CoA transferase family protein — MTLASENRGPLADIRVVEMGQLIAGPFCGQLLGDMGAEVIKIEPPAGPNGKGGDPMRDWGRGDYPLWWEVVARNKKSVSANLRDPEGQALARKLIGTADILIENFRPGTLEKWNLAPADLMAENPGLIVVRVSGYGQDGPYSDRAGFGGIGEAMGGWRAIVGDPDRPPSRMGVSIGDSLAATYGCMGALAALHHRDRTGEGQIVDSALYEAVLQVMESLVPEYVASGYVRQRSGSKLPGIAPSNVYRCKDGELLIGANQDSVFARLCEAMGEPELAQDPRYVDHLSRGRNQDELDARIEDWTKSLTVAEVEELMTRHAIPAGRIYTPADMLADPHFAARDAIIDVPHPRWSGLKMQNAFPKLSRTPGGVRRIAPQEIGQDNAEVYGSIGLGPDELDSLHARAVI; from the coding sequence ATGACCCTGGCATCCGAAAACCGCGGCCCGTTGGCCGACATTCGTGTGGTCGAAATGGGTCAGCTCATTGCCGGCCCCTTCTGCGGCCAATTGCTCGGCGACATGGGCGCGGAAGTCATCAAGATCGAACCGCCCGCCGGCCCCAATGGCAAGGGCGGCGACCCGATGCGCGATTGGGGCCGCGGCGACTATCCGCTGTGGTGGGAAGTGGTCGCGCGCAACAAGAAGAGCGTCAGCGCCAACCTGCGCGATCCCGAAGGCCAGGCGCTGGCGCGGAAGCTGATCGGGACAGCCGACATATTGATCGAAAATTTCCGGCCCGGGACGCTGGAGAAATGGAATCTCGCGCCGGCCGACTTGATGGCCGAAAATCCCGGCCTGATCGTCGTTCGCGTGTCCGGCTACGGTCAGGATGGCCCCTATTCCGACCGCGCCGGGTTCGGCGGGATCGGTGAAGCCATGGGCGGCTGGCGCGCTATCGTCGGCGATCCCGACCGCCCGCCAAGCCGCATGGGCGTTTCCATCGGCGACAGCCTTGCCGCCACCTACGGATGCATGGGTGCGCTCGCCGCCCTCCACCATCGCGACCGGACCGGCGAAGGCCAGATCGTCGACAGTGCGCTTTATGAAGCGGTGTTGCAGGTGATGGAAAGCCTCGTCCCCGAATATGTCGCGTCGGGCTACGTCCGCCAACGGTCGGGCAGCAAGCTGCCGGGCATCGCGCCGTCGAACGTCTACCGCTGCAAGGACGGCGAACTTCTGATCGGCGCCAACCAGGACAGCGTCTTTGCCCGGCTGTGCGAAGCGATGGGCGAGCCCGAGCTGGCGCAGGATCCGCGCTACGTCGACCACCTGTCGCGCGGCCGCAACCAGGACGAACTGGATGCCCGGATCGAGGATTGGACCAAGTCCCTGACGGTCGCCGAGGTGGAAGAATTGATGACCCGCCACGCCATTCCCGCCGGCCGGATATATACGCCGGCCGACATGCTGGCCGATCCGCATTTTGCCGCGCGGGACGCCATCATCGATGTGCCCCACCCCCGTTGGTCGGGCCTGAAGATGCAAAACGCCTTCCCGAAACTGTCCCGCACGCCGGGCGGCGTTCGCCGAATCGCACCGCAGGAAATCGGGCAGGACAATGCGGAAGTCTACGGGTCGATCGGGCTTGGCCCCGACGAGCTAGACAGCCTGCACGCGCGCGCTGTCATCTGA
- a CDS encoding 23S rRNA (adenine(2030)-N(6))-methyltransferase RlmJ gives MNYRHSFHAGNSADVVKHSLLIALVRALQQKPSALTLIDTHAGCGLYDLNDDKAQRTGEAEQGVLRAFADSNPLLDDYREAVKAVNDGEGPRLYPGSPRILAQLLRPQDVLILNEKHVEDVVALRAAMRGTSAAVHQRDAYELWLAMLPTRTPRGVVVVDPPFEQTDERARITATLAAAHCKWAHGVTVIWYPLKDRETHLRWKQQMRRLGIPKFLTIEHWLYDAEQPGIYNGAGLFIVNPPYAFTQALPPLLEALRAALAPEGHHGQIAAEWLND, from the coding sequence ATGAACTATCGCCACTCCTTTCACGCCGGCAACAGCGCCGATGTCGTCAAGCACAGCCTTCTGATCGCCCTGGTTCGCGCCTTGCAGCAGAAGCCAAGTGCGCTGACGTTGATCGATACCCATGCCGGATGCGGCCTCTACGATCTCAACGACGACAAGGCGCAGCGCACGGGCGAGGCCGAACAGGGCGTTCTTCGTGCCTTCGCCGATTCAAATCCCTTGCTCGACGACTATCGCGAGGCGGTGAAAGCGGTGAATGACGGGGAGGGGCCGCGCCTCTACCCGGGCTCGCCGCGCATTTTGGCGCAGCTCCTGCGGCCACAGGACGTGCTGATCCTCAACGAAAAACATGTCGAAGATGTGGTTGCACTGCGCGCCGCGATGCGCGGTACGTCGGCCGCCGTGCATCAGCGCGATGCCTATGAGCTTTGGCTGGCGATGTTACCGACGAGGACCCCGCGCGGCGTTGTCGTGGTCGATCCGCCGTTCGAGCAGACCGACGAGCGCGCACGGATCACGGCAACGCTCGCTGCCGCCCATTGCAAATGGGCGCATGGCGTAACGGTGATCTGGTATCCGTTGAAGGACCGCGAGACGCATCTGCGCTGGAAGCAACAGATGCGCAGGCTCGGCATCCCGAAATTCCTGACGATCGAGCATTGGCTGTACGATGCCGAGCAGCCCGGAATCTACAACGGCGCGGGCCTGTTCATCGTTAACCCACCCTACGCCTTCACCCAGGCGCTGCCGCCCTTGCTTGAAGCGCTCCGCGCGGCGCTCGCGCCGGAAGGGCACCATGGTCAGATCGCGGCGGAGTGGTTGAACGATTGA
- a CDS encoding pseudouridine synthase — protein MARLILFNKPYGVLSQFTDRGSPTVRSTLSDYIAVKGVYPAGRLDRDSEGLLLLCNDGRLQAHIADPRFKLPKSYLVQVEGEPEEAQLDRLRKGVLLKDGMSLPADVECIAEPPLWPRDPPIRQRKSIPDRWLRMTIREGRNRQVRRMTAAVGLPTLRLVRWSIGDWTVAGIAPGQFAEIAV, from the coding sequence ATGGCCCGGCTGATCCTGTTCAACAAACCTTATGGGGTCCTGTCGCAATTCACCGACCGTGGTTCGCCCACGGTCCGATCGACGCTTTCCGACTATATTGCGGTGAAAGGCGTCTATCCCGCCGGGCGGCTTGACCGGGACAGCGAGGGGCTGCTGCTGCTCTGCAACGACGGACGGCTGCAGGCACACATCGCCGACCCGCGGTTCAAACTGCCCAAATCCTATCTCGTACAGGTCGAGGGTGAGCCAGAGGAAGCGCAGCTGGATCGCCTGCGCAAAGGCGTCCTTTTGAAGGACGGGATGAGCCTGCCGGCGGACGTCGAGTGCATTGCGGAGCCGCCGCTGTGGCCGCGCGACCCGCCGATCCGTCAGCGCAAGTCGATCCCCGACCGCTGGCTCAGGATGACCATTCGCGAAGGACGCAACCGGCAGGTGCGCCGGATGACCGCGGCGGTCGGCTTGCCGACGCTGAGGCTGGTGCGCTGGTCGATCGGCGACTGGACCGTGGCGGGGATCGCGCCGGGCCAGTTTGCGGAAATCGCCGTCTAG
- a CDS encoding DMT family transporter has translation MSAAIIAFAGNSLIARAALGSDRIGPADFTLLRLASGALVLFPFIQRRPNINDLPSAIALLAYMLGFSLAYRALPAATGALILFAFVQVTIVFGGIAKGDSLSGRAVFGLAVALSGIAWLLAPDASLPSLVPTVMMAGAGVAWGFYTLAGRAGGNPTARTARNFALASVLAAPLLIVDGPVPTNSGIALAVLAGVVTSALGYVLWYRVAPRLPLATVAAVQLATPIAAALGAAVLLAEPLSLRFAVAAAAVLGGIALTFKRR, from the coding sequence GTGAGCGCGGCCATCATTGCCTTCGCCGGCAATTCGCTGATCGCGCGGGCAGCATTGGGGTCGGACCGCATTGGGCCCGCGGATTTCACCCTGCTGCGGCTGGCCTCGGGCGCCTTGGTCCTTTTTCCCTTCATCCAGCGACGGCCCAACATCAACGATCTTCCGAGCGCAATCGCCCTCCTTGCCTATATGCTCGGCTTCTCGCTTGCATACAGGGCGCTTCCGGCGGCGACGGGCGCGCTGATCCTGTTCGCCTTTGTCCAGGTTACGATCGTTTTCGGGGGAATTGCCAAGGGCGACAGCTTATCCGGTCGTGCCGTCTTCGGTTTGGCTGTCGCGCTATCAGGCATCGCCTGGCTGCTCGCCCCCGACGCGTCGCTACCTTCGCTCGTACCGACGGTCATGATGGCTGGCGCGGGGGTGGCCTGGGGATTTTACACGCTGGCCGGCCGGGCCGGAGGCAATCCGACAGCTCGTACGGCGCGCAACTTCGCGTTGGCGTCGGTGTTGGCCGCCCCGCTGCTGATTGTCGATGGCCCGGTCCCGACCAATTCCGGAATTGCACTCGCAGTTCTCGCCGGCGTCGTAACTTCGGCCTTGGGTTATGTGCTTTGGTACCGAGTGGCGCCCCGATTGCCGTTGGCAACGGTGGCTGCAGTGCAACTCGCAACACCGATCGCTGCTGCCTTGGGCGCAGCCGTCCTTCTCGCAGAGCCCCTGAGCCTAAGGTTTGCCGTTGCCGCCGCGGCGGTCCTTGGCGGGATCGCGCTGACGTTCAAACGCAGATAG
- a CDS encoding diiron oxygenase, giving the protein MYHDFNYEAVLGSSLRANWKLDDVLRADQELEFSRNFMPESLARTKQLTSLTTDEQRLLNQISAHQYLCIFGVVEEFILPFVLDHARPHLAGDDWRVRAILNFAAEEAKHIHLFKRFHEAFTRGFPVECEMIGPSEAIGAEVLKHDPLSVGLVILMIEWMTQQHYLGSIRDDGDLDPLFKSLMRNHWMEEAQHAKLDTLIVEALAEGRSEAEIDKAMDEFFEIGGFLDNGLGQQAIFNMEALEKLTGKTYADRDAIIAQQHQAARWTYVGSGMVHERFIATLEALSPNAARRVAEAAPLFA; this is encoded by the coding sequence ATGTATCACGATTTCAACTATGAAGCGGTTCTGGGCAGCTCGCTGCGCGCCAACTGGAAGCTGGACGACGTGCTTCGCGCCGACCAGGAACTCGAATTTTCGCGCAATTTCATGCCCGAAAGCCTGGCCCGCACCAAGCAGCTGACTTCGCTCACCACCGACGAGCAGCGCCTGCTTAATCAGATCAGCGCACACCAGTATCTGTGCATCTTCGGCGTGGTCGAAGAATTCATCCTGCCGTTTGTGCTCGATCATGCCAGGCCGCACTTGGCCGGCGACGATTGGCGCGTCCGGGCGATCCTCAACTTCGCCGCAGAAGAAGCCAAGCACATCCATCTGTTCAAGCGCTTCCATGAAGCGTTCACGCGCGGCTTCCCGGTCGAATGCGAAATGATCGGCCCGTCGGAAGCGATCGGTGCAGAAGTGCTGAAGCATGATCCGCTCAGCGTCGGCCTCGTCATCCTGATGATCGAATGGATGACGCAGCAGCACTATCTCGGTTCGATCCGCGACGACGGCGATCTCGACCCGCTGTTCAAGAGCCTGATGCGCAACCACTGGATGGAAGAAGCCCAGCACGCCAAGCTCGACACGCTGATCGTCGAAGCGCTGGCCGAAGGGCGCAGCGAAGCCGAGATCGACAAGGCGATGGACGAGTTCTTCGAAATCGGCGGCTTCCTCGACAATGGTCTGGGGCAGCAGGCGATCTTCAACATGGAAGCGCTCGAAAAGCTGACCGGCAAGACCTACGCCGATCGCGACGCCATCATCGCGCAGCAGCACCAGGCCGCCCGCTGGACCTATGTCGGGTCTGGCATGGTGCACGAGCGTTTCATTGCCACCCTGGAGGCCCTGTCTCCCAACGCGGCGCGGCGGGTTGCGGAAGCAGCCCCGCTGTTCGCCTAA
- a CDS encoding helix-turn-helix transcriptional regulator, whose protein sequence is MLLLERQHELDLLNDAIAAALDGRGTIAFVVGEAGIGKTSLVSEFASETAVEGRVRVLRSAFEDLSAPEALGLLREIGLVDPAALDGAIDGESRLALFAEVLARLTTQPTLLIVEDLHWADDASMDLIRYLGRRVGDWPLMMLVTSRNEEAGARGRLQRALADIPAEHRTRIDLARLSAEAVFDWASRLGKDSTGLHNVSGGNPLLVNELLAADGASAMIDDLVIARAEALSPEGRDVLDRCSTVPRQVSFELADRLGLADSGVAECLSAGLLVERPDALAFRHELTRRAVEQALSPMRRRRLHREILALLEDMGASAARLLHHAHAAGEWDAVKVLAPAAARQASALGSHREAEAAWRMLLQSEHQLDDAELAACLQGLAYECHLNGKAGESVEMVDRAIELHARRGDLRNQGDCLRWKSRFLFVDGRFNDAKKFVELACEALEPLGPGVELAMAYSSSSQLAMLEDLADHAIEWGEKARDMARALGQHDIEAHALNNIGAALHTRDPGRSVEMLKQSQALCLKHGLQEEYCRALTNHYSTLCLSRQPHESISVAARCIDYTVHNDIDLFLRYSLGYTAMAEVMIGEWDAAKGHAERAIADGEGTRLSRNPAVRAACQLAIRCGDDAMPFLGELSEHVALGRERQRFQAFVLLAAEYGWTTGDPSFAPDRLLEEAWAGQVADTEPWELADLWFWRRKMTGSDDLPAFGPLPAPYAMLREGNIAGAAVETERRGLAFLTALFLAEGDEDQSQRSLRMLDRLGATATMDRIRADLNARGIRAGTRGPRKSTRENSHGITKRELDVLTLIDQGLTNKDIGEKLFVSAKTVDHHVSSLLAKLGARNRSEAAAKGRASGLF, encoded by the coding sequence ATGTTGCTGCTTGAACGCCAGCATGAGCTCGACCTGTTGAACGACGCGATCGCCGCGGCGCTCGACGGACGCGGCACGATTGCGTTCGTGGTCGGGGAAGCAGGCATCGGAAAAACCAGCCTCGTTTCGGAATTCGCGTCCGAAACTGCCGTTGAAGGCAGAGTACGCGTCCTTCGAAGCGCCTTTGAGGACTTATCCGCACCCGAAGCGCTCGGTCTTTTGCGCGAGATCGGCTTGGTAGACCCTGCCGCGCTCGACGGCGCCATCGATGGCGAATCGCGGCTGGCACTTTTCGCAGAGGTGCTTGCCCGCCTGACGACGCAGCCCACCTTGTTGATCGTCGAAGACCTGCATTGGGCGGACGACGCCAGCATGGACCTGATCCGTTACCTCGGTCGGCGCGTGGGCGACTGGCCGTTGATGATGCTGGTGACCAGCCGCAACGAGGAAGCGGGCGCACGTGGGCGGCTGCAACGGGCCCTTGCAGACATCCCGGCCGAGCATCGCACCCGCATCGACCTCGCCAGACTTTCCGCCGAAGCCGTTTTTGACTGGGCCAGCCGCCTCGGCAAGGATTCGACCGGGTTGCACAACGTCAGTGGCGGCAATCCCCTTCTGGTCAACGAGCTGCTCGCGGCGGACGGGGCTTCGGCGATGATCGACGATCTCGTCATCGCCCGTGCCGAAGCGCTGAGCCCGGAAGGGCGCGACGTGCTCGATCGCTGCTCGACCGTTCCAAGGCAGGTATCGTTCGAACTGGCCGATCGCCTAGGCCTCGCCGATTCCGGCGTTGCGGAATGCCTGTCGGCAGGGCTTCTGGTCGAGCGGCCTGATGCGCTCGCCTTCCGGCACGAGTTGACCAGACGCGCTGTCGAACAGGCTTTATCGCCGATGCGCCGACGTCGCCTCCACCGTGAAATATTGGCCCTGCTCGAAGACATGGGAGCTAGCGCCGCTCGCTTGCTCCACCATGCGCATGCGGCAGGCGAATGGGACGCGGTCAAGGTGCTGGCACCGGCCGCCGCACGCCAGGCATCGGCACTCGGGTCACATCGCGAAGCGGAAGCCGCGTGGCGCATGCTGCTTCAGTCGGAACATCAGTTGGACGATGCCGAACTCGCCGCATGCCTGCAGGGATTGGCATACGAGTGCCACCTTAATGGGAAGGCTGGCGAGTCCGTGGAAATGGTCGACCGGGCCATTGAGCTCCACGCGCGACGAGGAGATTTGCGCAACCAAGGCGATTGCCTGCGCTGGAAATCCCGGTTCCTGTTCGTCGATGGTCGCTTCAACGACGCCAAAAAATTCGTCGAGCTGGCTTGCGAAGCGCTTGAGCCGCTCGGCCCCGGGGTAGAGCTGGCGATGGCCTATTCGTCGAGCAGCCAGCTGGCGATGCTGGAAGATCTTGCCGACCATGCCATCGAATGGGGCGAAAAGGCCCGGGATATGGCGCGCGCGCTCGGCCAGCATGACATCGAAGCCCACGCCCTCAACAATATCGGCGCAGCGTTGCATACGCGCGATCCCGGCCGCAGCGTAGAGATGTTGAAGCAGAGCCAGGCGCTTTGCCTGAAGCACGGACTCCAGGAAGAATATTGTCGCGCCCTGACCAATCATTATTCGACGCTTTGCCTGTCGCGTCAGCCGCATGAATCCATTTCGGTTGCTGCACGCTGTATCGACTATACCGTCCACAACGATATCGACCTGTTTCTTCGGTATTCGCTTGGCTATACGGCAATGGCCGAGGTCATGATCGGCGAATGGGATGCTGCGAAGGGCCATGCTGAACGAGCCATCGCCGACGGCGAAGGAACGCGGCTGAGCCGCAATCCCGCGGTACGTGCCGCATGCCAACTCGCCATCCGCTGTGGCGATGATGCCATGCCGTTCCTGGGCGAATTGTCAGAACATGTTGCGCTTGGCCGCGAGCGGCAGCGCTTCCAGGCGTTCGTCCTGCTTGCCGCGGAATATGGTTGGACAACAGGCGACCCGTCCTTTGCGCCGGACAGGCTTCTGGAAGAAGCTTGGGCCGGACAGGTCGCCGATACCGAGCCTTGGGAGCTGGCCGACCTCTGGTTTTGGCGGCGGAAAATGACCGGGTCGGACGATCTGCCGGCCTTCGGTCCATTACCGGCCCCATATGCGATGCTGCGGGAAGGGAACATCGCAGGGGCGGCCGTCGAGACAGAGCGACGCGGCCTGGCATTTCTTACCGCGTTGTTTCTTGCCGAAGGCGACGAGGATCAGTCGCAGCGATCCTTGCGCATGCTCGACCGGCTGGGAGCAACGGCCACAATGGATAGAATTCGCGCCGACCTTAATGCTCGCGGCATTCGCGCCGGGACTCGCGGACCGCGCAAGTCGACCCGTGAAAATTCGCACGGTATCACCAAGCGCGAACTCGACGTCCTCACCCTGATCGACCAAGGGCTGACGAATAAGGACATCGGCGAAAAACTTTTCGTGTCAGCCAAGACGGTCGATCACCATGTATCGTCCCTGCTCGCAAAGCTTGGCGCGCGCAATCGCTCCGAGGCAGCCGCCAAGGGGCGGGCTTCGGGTTTATTTTGA
- a CDS encoding alpha/beta hydrolase, whose product MTAILYLALLAALAPAKLEPTGPVTIGDGYALTSTVMADKRRINVLLPDDYADPAQSSRRYPVLYLLDGGGGFQDFANVAAMVQRGSRWGGGNKPMIVIGIESKDRKAEFTSPSSDPAERRDFPTSGSAERFRRFLVDELKPNVDATYRTDGTDALMGESLAGLFVVETMLREPRSFDLYVAISPSLWWDRSRLANDAPVLLKSHAKPSRLLWITVGNEGGAMKAGVDKIVAAVRAKPDSGVRARYVPLKDEGHGTIYQPAAMRALRSLFPDPTPNSK is encoded by the coding sequence ATGACGGCGATCCTGTATCTTGCCCTGCTCGCCGCTCTTGCGCCTGCAAAGCTGGAACCGACCGGGCCAGTGACCATCGGCGACGGCTACGCGCTGACGTCGACGGTTATGGCGGACAAGCGGCGGATCAACGTCCTGCTTCCGGACGACTACGCCGATCCTGCACAATCGTCGCGCCGCTACCCTGTGCTCTACCTCCTCGATGGCGGCGGCGGGTTCCAGGATTTCGCCAATGTCGCCGCCATGGTCCAGCGCGGATCGCGGTGGGGTGGCGGCAACAAGCCGATGATCGTGATCGGCATCGAGAGCAAGGACCGCAAGGCCGAATTCACCTCCCCATCCTCCGATCCGGCGGAACGGCGCGATTTCCCGACGAGCGGGTCCGCAGAGCGATTTCGCCGCTTCCTGGTCGACGAGCTCAAGCCCAACGTCGATGCCACCTACCGGACCGACGGGACCGATGCCTTGATGGGTGAATCGTTGGCCGGCCTGTTCGTCGTCGAGACCATGTTGCGCGAACCTAGGTCGTTCGACCTTTACGTCGCGATCAGCCCCAGCTTGTGGTGGGACCGAAGCAGGTTGGCGAACGATGCGCCGGTCCTGCTGAAAAGCCACGCAAAGCCAAGCCGACTCTTGTGGATTACCGTCGGGAACGAAGGCGGGGCGATGAAGGCCGGGGTCGACAAGATTGTCGCGGCAGTTCGTGCCAAGCCGGATTCGGGTGTGAGGGCCCGATACGTGCCGCTTAAAGACGAAGGTCATGGAACAATCTACCAGCCCGCGGCGATGCGAGCCCTTCGGAGCCTTTTCCCTGATCCTACGCCAAACTCAAAATAA
- a CDS encoding PhzF family phenazine biosynthesis protein has product MIDVDAVAAGYSYVTLDVFTDTPFRGNPLAVFPDASGLDDSMMQLLAREMNYSETCFILPPDDPANDAQLRIFNRTAELPFAGHPTIGAATVLADRFGADRSALTIEVASGVVRAAIGNGDGRTVGSASIVAPQPLMLGQIFSASQLAACLGLDTPDVLTSAHLPRVASTGVEFIFAELSADALSRATPDRTAIEALRRTVVSPTGRASIYCYSRTGTVVRSRMFAPLEGTDEDPGTGSASATLAAMLLDLDMGATLSLEIRQGEQMGRPCDISVDAWRDGSDICARLSGRCVKIFEGRFTAKGD; this is encoded by the coding sequence ATGATCGACGTCGACGCGGTCGCCGCAGGTTATTCGTACGTCACGCTGGACGTGTTCACCGACACGCCTTTTCGCGGCAATCCGCTTGCCGTTTTTCCGGATGCGAGCGGGCTGGACGATAGCATGATGCAATTGCTCGCGCGCGAAATGAACTACAGCGAGACCTGCTTCATCTTGCCGCCGGACGATCCCGCCAACGACGCGCAATTGCGCATCTTCAATCGCACCGCAGAGCTTCCTTTTGCCGGTCATCCGACCATCGGCGCCGCGACCGTGCTGGCCGACAGGTTTGGGGCGGACCGGTCGGCCTTGACGATCGAAGTTGCCTCCGGCGTGGTGCGCGCCGCCATCGGCAACGGTGACGGCCGGACGGTGGGGAGCGCGTCGATCGTCGCGCCGCAACCACTGATGCTGGGCCAAATATTTTCCGCATCGCAGTTGGCGGCGTGCCTTGGGCTCGACACCCCGGACGTGCTGACGAGCGCACATTTGCCCCGGGTGGCATCCACCGGCGTGGAATTCATCTTCGCCGAATTGTCTGCCGATGCGTTATCCCGAGCCACGCCCGACCGGACGGCGATCGAGGCATTGCGCCGCACGGTCGTAAGCCCGACCGGCAGGGCTTCCATCTACTGCTATTCTCGCACCGGCACGGTAGTCCGGTCGCGCATGTTCGCCCCGCTCGAAGGAACCGATGAGGACCCTGGTACCGGCAGTGCCAGTGCAACGCTTGCCGCCATGCTGCTCGATTTGGATATGGGCGCAACCCTCAGCCTTGAGATCCGACAGGGTGAGCAAATGGGCCGGCCTTGCGACATCTCGGTCGATGCCTGGCGCGACGGAAGCGACATATGTGCAAGGCTGTCGGGTCGCTGCGTCAAGATATTCGAGGGCCGGTTCACGGCCAAGGGAGACTGA